In Verrucomicrobiota bacterium, one genomic interval encodes:
- a CDS encoding FHA domain-containing protein has protein sequence MPADAQFIYRIKVVHAGKEQLREFNKNEVVVGRPKDGQSPDLDLYPDLNVSRRHCKFTFDGSAYWVEDIGSSGGTRLNDAEIKGHGRQQVPQNSTVELGDTTLILELGVDVDGSSPAAAPAAKPAAKSVFRGPVAAPAPAPGGGMLRAPPPSSGGFTPAGSGALAAPAPSKPSPLSQVPAGVGPSSLAPVAPQFTSLEQGASAAPRPGMPPAMKLPVAAASEPPADDVDMEIAVAMDVGSSVFTVNDQSNAEMVKRLAPIMEMQNEFDAEARLDAIHHRIIEHALTAISSARRGAFLTRNKDTQELLLSAYIADGEPAVSETLAKRAMTEKKGFIWTRGGFSGDVMASIANLSIQSGMYVPVMWQARPLGVICVDNPSSDNAFTADDLRMLVAISNYAAMVTANRQLQEEMRFNAKLLDRLLMNFSPRIRAKLIEKAHAGKLRPGGEKSEVTVLFSDMRGFTAMSANMDAGDVVDLVNDYLPVLSAPIFKNDGTIDKFLGDAILAIFGSPDPDPNQFEKAVKAGIEMQKAVCELNLKRKARGDVTVEVGIGVHCGSVLHGFIGAQERLEFTVIGDAVNRCNRFCNGARGGEVLISAEVYQRVFRVVQAEKTVISTKHEGDLPAYRIKGMKG, from the coding sequence GTGCCAGCCGATGCCCAGTTCATTTACCGGATCAAAGTCGTTCACGCCGGCAAGGAACAGCTTCGTGAGTTCAACAAGAACGAGGTGGTCGTCGGCCGTCCCAAGGACGGACAGTCGCCCGACCTTGACCTGTATCCCGACCTGAACGTCTCGAGGCGGCACTGCAAGTTCACTTTCGACGGCTCCGCTTATTGGGTTGAGGACATCGGAAGCTCGGGCGGCACGCGGCTGAACGATGCGGAGATCAAAGGCCACGGCCGCCAGCAAGTTCCCCAAAACTCCACCGTCGAACTCGGTGACACCACGCTCATTCTTGAACTCGGAGTCGATGTGGACGGCTCATCACCGGCCGCCGCGCCTGCAGCGAAGCCCGCGGCCAAGTCCGTCTTTCGCGGGCCCGTCGCCGCGCCCGCGCCCGCGCCGGGCGGCGGAATGCTCCGCGCGCCCCCGCCTTCGTCGGGTGGATTCACGCCAGCCGGGTCCGGCGCACTTGCGGCCCCGGCGCCCTCGAAGCCCTCGCCACTGTCGCAGGTTCCCGCAGGCGTCGGACCCTCTTCGCTCGCGCCGGTCGCACCGCAATTCACGTCCCTGGAACAGGGCGCATCCGCCGCCCCGCGCCCCGGCATGCCGCCGGCCATGAAACTGCCCGTCGCGGCGGCGTCCGAGCCGCCGGCCGACGACGTGGACATGGAAATCGCCGTCGCGATGGACGTCGGCAGCTCGGTCTTCACCGTCAACGACCAGAGCAACGCCGAGATGGTGAAGCGGCTCGCGCCGATCATGGAGATGCAGAACGAGTTCGACGCCGAGGCGCGACTCGACGCCATTCATCATCGCATCATCGAGCACGCGCTCACGGCCATCTCCTCGGCCAGGCGCGGCGCGTTCCTCACGCGCAACAAGGACACGCAGGAGCTCCTGCTTTCGGCCTACATCGCCGACGGCGAACCCGCCGTGAGCGAGACGCTCGCCAAGCGCGCGATGACGGAGAAGAAGGGGTTCATCTGGACGCGCGGCGGCTTCTCGGGTGACGTGATGGCCAGCATCGCCAACCTCTCGATCCAGTCCGGCATGTATGTGCCCGTGATGTGGCAGGCCCGGCCGCTGGGCGTCATCTGCGTGGACAATCCGTCAAGTGACAACGCGTTCACCGCGGATGACCTGCGCATGCTCGTCGCGATCTCGAACTACGCGGCGATGGTCACCGCGAACCGGCAGTTGCAGGAGGAAATGCGGTTCAACGCCAAGCTCCTCGACCGCCTGCTGATGAACTTCTCCCCGCGCATCCGCGCCAAGCTCATCGAGAAGGCCCACGCCGGAAAGCTCCGGCCCGGCGGCGAGAAATCCGAGGTCACCGTGCTCTTCTCCGACATGCGCGGCTTCACCGCCATGAGCGCGAACATGGACGCAGGCGACGTCGTGGACCTCGTCAACGACTACCTGCCCGTGCTCTCCGCGCCCATCTTCAAGAACGACGGCACCATCGACAAGTTCCTCGGCGACGCCATCCTCGCGATTTTCGGCAGCCCCGACCCGGACCCGAACCAGTTCGAGAAGGCCGTGAAGGCCGGGATCGAGATGCAGAAAGCCGTGTGCGAGCTCAACCTCAAGCGCAAGGCGCGCGGCGATGTCACGGTCGAGGTCGGCATCGGCGTCCACTGCGGCTCCGTGCTCCACGGCTTCATCGGCGCGCAGGAACGTCTCGAATTCACCGTCATCGGCGACGCCGTGAACCGCTGCAACCGCTTCTGCAACGGCGCGCGCGGGGGCGAGGTGCTCATCAGCGCAGAGGTTTATCAGCGTGTCTTCCGGGTCGTGCAGGCTGAAAAAACCGTCATCAGCACCAAGCACGAGGGCGACCTGCCCGCGTATCGAATCAAGGGGATGAAGGGCTGA